The Fibrobacter sp. genomic sequence TTCGCTCTGCCATACCAAGCTTCAGAATAGGCGGAATCTGCCTTGATAGCCTTTTCGAAGTAATCTCGGGCAAGGGAGTATTCGTTCTTCTGGTAGTGCAGGTATCCCTGGTAAGTCAAGGCTTCTGCATCGTTACTCTTGATATTTACGCTTTCAGTTGGGTTGAAAAGGTTGCAGCTGACAAGGCCAAAGGCCAATGCCAGCACCGCAGATGTTACAAAATGCTTTTGAAAATACTTTTTCATCATAACTTTCCCACTACGCCTAATAATAACTTATTTCGTAAAAAATATATTTGTGCCATGGATTCCTATAGAGAATATTTCCCTACAAAAGCATTTCGCTTGGCCGAAATGCGTTTAGGCAACTTATTGGGTGCCGAAAGGGATCGTCTTGACCAAATTGCAGATAAATTGGGTAGGGAATCCGCTGTTGGTCCCGATAATTTGTTGGAACAACTTCCTTTTATTCTCGATTTTACCAAAAAGTATCACGAAGCCTTTGCCGCCTACCTGAAGGCTGTACTTCCTCAGCAGCCTCGTCCTATTCAATGCCGAGCAGCCTGTGGCAATTGCTGTCACCATTATCCCATGTCTGTGGAACCTTTCGAACTCATCTATCTGTATAGTGAGCTCCGCAAGCGCTCCGATTTGCTGGACATTATCGAGGCATGCCAGGAACGTTCCTCTATGTTCGAAGGATTCTACGAAAGTCGTAAGTCCGAAGGGACCGTGGTGGATGATGACTTTGAT encodes the following:
- a CDS encoding YkgJ family cysteine cluster protein, with protein sequence MDSYREYFPTKAFRLAEMRLGNLLGAERDRLDQIADKLGRESAVGPDNLLEQLPFILDFTKKYHEAFAAYLKAVLPQQPRPIQCRAACGNCCHHYPMSVEPFELIYLYSELRKRSDLLDIIEACQERSSMFEGFYESRKSEGTVVDDDFDDKAEDLALHDYFAAWKPCPFSNKVGDCTVYPLRPVSCRMYFSETDPKFCTPEHLQTPENDSYIVYLPDHIEDAVYGISEHYALLDLPESYFGGLLALNGFEGIIGAEDAR